One Luteimonas sp. MC1825 DNA segment encodes these proteins:
- a CDS encoding glycosyltransferase family 2 protein, which translates to MPTAPPSPPTLSIVTPVYGCAGCVEDLVERCLRAFDDHERLEILLVDDASPDGAWMRIEDLALRHPQVRGLRLSRNFGQHAAIYAGLEHARGAHVAVMDCDLQDAPEAIPSLLERAREGVDIVHAQRTGRRDTLGKRLSSWCFYRLLGWLSGVPQDHRVANFGVYSRRVVDLLLRMPESERCFPLMVRWTGLPSASLPVVHAERAAGRSAYSLRAAARLALSIVLSHSDKPLRLVVKLGMGVSLFSFAVVLAAVWLYFSGRTGVAGYTSIIASIWLLCGILMFCVGVVGLYVGQVFKDSKRRPAFVVERETSAVEPVFDA; encoded by the coding sequence ATGCCCACCGCTCCGCCATCGCCACCCACGCTCAGCATCGTCACGCCGGTCTACGGCTGCGCGGGCTGCGTGGAGGACCTCGTGGAGCGCTGCCTGCGCGCGTTCGACGACCACGAGCGGCTTGAAATCCTGCTGGTCGACGACGCCAGCCCGGATGGCGCCTGGATGCGCATCGAGGACCTTGCGTTGCGCCACCCGCAGGTGCGCGGACTGCGCCTGTCGCGCAACTTCGGACAGCACGCGGCGATCTACGCGGGGCTCGAACACGCGCGCGGCGCCCACGTGGCGGTGATGGACTGCGACCTGCAGGACGCCCCGGAGGCGATCCCGTCGCTGCTGGAGCGTGCGCGCGAAGGCGTGGACATCGTCCATGCACAACGCACCGGGCGCCGCGACACGCTCGGCAAACGACTGAGCTCGTGGTGCTTCTACCGCCTGCTCGGCTGGCTGTCCGGCGTGCCGCAGGACCATCGCGTCGCCAACTTCGGCGTGTATTCGCGGCGCGTGGTGGACCTGTTGCTGCGCATGCCCGAAAGCGAGCGCTGCTTTCCGTTGATGGTGCGCTGGACCGGCCTGCCGTCTGCGTCGCTGCCGGTGGTGCACGCCGAGCGCGCTGCAGGACGCAGTGCGTACAGCCTGCGCGCGGCCGCCCGCCTTGCGCTGTCGATCGTGCTGTCGCACTCGGACAAGCCGCTGCGCCTGGTGGTCAAGCTGGGCATGGGCGTGTCGCTGTTCTCGTTCGCCGTGGTGCTGGCGGCGGTATGGCTGTATTTCAGCGGCCGCACCGGCGTGGCCGGCTACACCAGCATCATCGCGTCGATCTGGCTGCTGTGCGGGATCCTGATGTTCTGCGTCGGCGTGGTCGGCCTGTACGTCGGCCAGGTCTTCAAGGACAGCAAGCGCCGGCCGGCGTTCGTGGTGGAGCGGGAAACGTCCGCGGTGGAGCCCGTGTTCGATGCTTGA
- a CDS encoding class I SAM-dependent methyltransferase: MGARSGGYDAAFFPKLAALEAGNFWFRARNRLLLRLLARHAGHVRDYLEVGCGTGFVLAAVAERFPGWRISGSEFLADSLPYARARVPRASLLQLDARALPFDAGFDAIGAYDVLEHIDDDGAALRSIHQALRAGGIAALSVPQHPWLWSEQDVAAHHVRRYARGELEAKLRAAGFSITWSGSFTGVLLPLMVLSRLRPRRPGAAHDPLAELALPRPVDALLDLAMRIEGALVACGIRLPLGGSRVVIARKAVHA, translated from the coding sequence ATGGGCGCGCGCAGCGGCGGCTATGACGCGGCGTTCTTTCCAAAGCTGGCGGCGCTCGAGGCCGGCAACTTCTGGTTCCGCGCGCGCAACCGCCTGCTGCTGCGCCTGCTTGCGCGTCATGCCGGGCACGTGCGCGACTACCTTGAAGTCGGCTGCGGCACCGGTTTCGTGCTCGCCGCGGTGGCCGAACGCTTTCCCGGCTGGCGCATCAGCGGCAGCGAGTTCCTCGCCGACAGCCTGCCCTATGCACGCGCACGCGTGCCGCGCGCCAGCCTGCTGCAGCTCGATGCGCGCGCGCTGCCGTTCGACGCGGGCTTCGACGCGATCGGTGCCTACGACGTGCTCGAGCACATCGATGACGACGGCGCCGCACTGCGCAGCATCCACCAGGCCCTGCGGGCCGGCGGCATCGCGGCGCTGAGCGTTCCGCAGCATCCGTGGCTGTGGAGCGAACAGGACGTCGCCGCGCACCACGTGCGCCGCTACGCGCGCGGCGAGCTGGAGGCCAAGCTGCGCGCCGCGGGCTTCTCGATCACCTGGAGCGGCAGCTTCACCGGCGTGCTGCTGCCGCTGATGGTGCTGTCGCGGCTGCGGCCGCGCCGCCCCGGCGCCGCCCATGACCCGCTCGCCGAACTGGCGTTGCCACGGCCCGTCGATGCGCTGCTCGACCTGGCGATGCGCATCGAAGGCGCGCTGGTGGCATGCGGGATCCGGCTGCCGCTGGGCGGCAGCCGCGTGGTGATCGCGCGCAAGGCGGTGCACGCATGA